The Gavia stellata isolate bGavSte3 chromosome 1, bGavSte3.hap2, whole genome shotgun sequence DNA segment TAGGTTGCAACCTCTGATATCTTtgattttcctctgtgtttctctttgccttctgtgaAAGTCCCTCTTGATTGTGCTGAGGCCCTGGGCTCAGCGAAGACACtgaataaattacaaaaaagcCACCGTTGCTCGTTGTCTGAATCTTCTTGGTTTCTGCTGtaaggtggtggtggtggtatgGGAAAAGCAGCGGGGAGGGTGCGCCAGACAGCGTGGGATGGAGCAGAATCCAGGTGAGGAACCTCTGATTCTTTTTCCTCACCCTGCAGGGACTCCATGCTATCCAAGCCACACTGCCTTGCACTCCCCTCAGCCCTTTCGTGTGTTTGTGGATGCGGGTGCGTGTGAGAAAGCAGACACGTGGTGGAAACCAGCAGGGCCTTGTTTCCTCTGGTTGCCGCTCAACCAGAAGCAAAATATTCCACAGTTCTAACTGGATACTGTGAAGTCCAAAAGCGGTCAGCATTGTGAACTATGTCCATTGAAACACTGCGAGCGGTGTACTTATAACGACAGTAGGCCTTGTAGATTtgtaatatattttgttttgtttcttttttttttttgtagtgctCTTCAcaagtgagaaaaaagaaattgttttttgtttgtttgttttttttattttttctgtctgttttttgatttttttttgtggtttttttttgtgtttgtttttgtagtAAAGAAGGGTTGTATTTAGAGGCCAGTAGCTAGAGATCCAACCAGTGGAGCTCATGAAGCACTACCTGGCCTTAAGGCCACCATCCGAGGGAGGCTGGGAAAATTATTATTCACCCAGCCTCCGGAAATGTAATGTACCAGCAGGCAAAAAACAGTTCTTCATGTAgtacaaaaacaacaaaacgAAACGAACccaaaaaaaggaggaaaataaaggtaaaaatgaaacaaaaatcattTCTTAAATTCTAGTGCCatagctttttttgttgtttctatttttttgttcataacaaagagagagagagagattctACTTATCCGTCTGACACATGCATCCTCATGTGGTCGTTGAAATGCTCGATTTGGTCAAACTTAGCTGGACAGACAGAGCAGACGTACGTGGTCCCCTCCGTGCAGGCCACCACCCCGGCAGGGACAGCCCTTGCGCCGGTGCCGGTGGCTCCAGGCGTGCCGTTGGTGGCACTGTGCAGAGCCACATGCCTCTCCAACAGGGTCTTGTGAGAGAACTTCTTCTTGCAGATGTAGCACTCGTAGGACTTCTCCCCGCGGTGGAGGCGCATGTGCACATTAAGGGAGCTCTTCTGGGTGAAGCGCTTGTTGCAGATACTGCACTGGTACGCCCTCACGCCAGTGTGCGTCACCATGTGTTTGATTAGGTAATCCTTTAAAGAGAAGGAGCGCCAACAGATGCTGCATTGGTGGGGTTTCTCACCTGCCCATTAccaatgagagagagagagaaagaaaaacagacaagaaaaaagataataaaattaaaCCAGCTCGGTACAACTCTTTGCAATAAACTAATGGTAAGTCTCATGGGGGTCTTTGGAGAGGTGCTCTGGCTAAGGAAGAGTAATCCTCTTAATAAGTGTGTTTTGATACACAACATTTTTTGCAACCAGAGGTTTCAAAACACTTTACAAAGGGGGCTGTAGGTATTCCCAATCCACACAGAGTAAAAAGGAGCTCAGGTGATTTCTTCAAGTTCACATAGTAGGCACTGACAAAGACAGGACTAGAGTTAAAAGGTCCTGGCGTCTCCCCCCAGCTTCAATGGTGTAGCTTCTCCTGCCTATGCTCCTGCCTTGCTCCTCACCCTCATTTCTAGACAGGTCTTAGTCAAGTGACTTTACCTTTCAGTGCCTCCATCTCCCTACCTATATGCAATAAAAGCATGGACAAAGGTAGTGACTACTAGATAGCTGACCTGTAACACGCTCGTTTTTGTCAAATTGCTTTGAATTTCTCAGAAGAGAAATACTAGAGATTGCCAAAGGAATCCAATGCTTTCTAAGAGGTTTACATTTGTTGCCCCTTCTTCTGGTCAAATCTCATAGCTGAAGCATGGATAAGAGTAACTGAAAAGGGAACCTCAGTACATACAATTGCCGAGGCCAGCCAGTACCATGCAAAGGGTAACCTAACAGATAAACTTCCAGTGCAACAGACATGAAATCGAAATGATCTGACTGCCAATTAAATAAAACACCTTATCAGGTAAACCAGAGATATAAAATACTTATGTCATTTACCACATTGCCTTGTGCGCCCAGGGCTGTTGTAAAACTGACTCTGGCAACTTGTGTAAGTGAACTCTGATCATATCCAGACAAACCAGCAACTACAAggatgaactgaaaaaaatatttagctgaGCACATACGATCGGTTTGTCCAGACTGCTCTTAATTCCTCCTCATGCTCAGAGTTCTTCTGGGAAACAATGCCACGGCCTCATGTTTCATGGTATCAGGCAACATTTTCGTGACCTGTTGCTTTATTGATAATGTAGACAATACCCAACACCCTGAACGCCCCatcaaaagctgctttttaatttgttttctgaatcaCTTGTGGTATATTTCAGGTGCGGTAATTCATCATCCCCAAAGCTGTCAGGGAGAGAGACTGTACCATAGTTCTGAGGCAATGAAAATGATCCTCTGTTTCActgactgaaaaattattttcctttggtcATTCTGCAATCTCCCCTCTAGCAgagatccttttttttttttttttacagacatCCTGCTTCCTCCTTTTTACAATCAGTCTGGCACTGTTTTAAATCCTGAAGAGTCAATCTTCAGGGACCATCACACGCCTGTGGTAATATATCATTTACTCTTTGTATAGTGAGATTACAATATGCTACTTATATTCAATTTTAAGAGGAGATAATTAATGTGGATTGGATGGGAAGGACCTACTTTTTTATCTCCCCTGagtctctgtttctttttattccacAGTTTGCACGTATGACGGTGACATCCGTGAATGAAATCCACATGCTGCTCTTCCTTGCACCAATGAGGAGTTTGTCCCTACTTGGTGAAAGACACTTGGTCAAAACACAGTAAGCCCTTACTTTCCTGCTGGCTTTGCCGAACATCGTAGTGTGTTGAGTGTAGGCAGGCCAATACGCTTGACACGTGTTATGTGGAAAATGACAGTGCGTCAGTTGTAATAATGTCTGATGAACTTACAAGCGACTGATTATATTTACAATGTTCCTTTTTGCCTTAGGCAATGTATGTCCCAGAGTTTCTAATAAatctgcctcctctgctctaGACCCTGTTAGGACTACGCTATAAAAACACCCTTATTTTTGCATGCGCATGTTTCTAAGATACGCTGGGTTCTGGCTTTCTAATCTTAGCTTCAAAACCTTCCTGGGATTTCTTCTCTCCTAAGAATCTCAAAActttttaggttttctttttgtatgcAAATGTGCTTCCTAAGTGAGCACTGTAGATTCTTTATTCCAATGATTCTTCACCTTGAAGTCAGAGAAAACTTTGCTCAGTGAATTAAACGTGCATGTTCCTCCTTTTGGttctttatttcatatttggctggttttagacagcaatGTGGAACAGTTATCAAATATTAATCACAGTGTGATATGTAGGAGAAGGCAATGATGGCTTATAACGTGCACGGACACTGCATGCATTCTAGCACTGTATTTCCACAACATTGCATGTCTTGGAGAACAATGATGGGGGAAACATTAAAGCCAGTCTgcagggaacacaggaaaatatCCATCTCTGGTATGTTTGTGCCCAtgtgaaagaagaaagggaggTAGGTTTCCATTGCATGGAAAGCCACATCAGAGTGTAGTTTTCGGAAGCATAAAAACATAGAGATTGGGAGGCCTTTACGTTGCTGAATTCTGAATTCATGACTCCTCCATGGCTTCTCTTGTGAGCCCTCCAAACAGCAAGACCAATTCAAACATGTGCATCTCCCAAATCTTTCCGTTTTTCCATGGATCTTTTCCAGAGCCACTTTGCCTGGCTCCTTTAACAGGGCTGAGGAAAGTCACCCTGACAGTGGGAACAGCTGTCTCCTCTCAGTTTTCATAATGAACCTGTCCAGCACTAGACAAGGTAGCAGACATACTTTCTCTGAGGCTGTACATATAAAGGTTATTTGGAGAAGGGTTTTCTGAAGCCCTGCCCTCTGTTGGTTAAAGTGCAATTATTCTCCCAGACACTCCAGGAGCCAGTTTGTTCCTAAATGAACTTCAAAATCATTTATCTACCCAAATCCCTCTTTGCCACCACAGTTCATTATTTTGGGCATTCTCAGACccacacaaataaaatattaattcatgATCGGATATGCCTATCAATTTCCTTGGCTGACTTTATGTGCACTAGCTCGGAATATTTTAAGCCAGTCTTCCAATATTATTCTTTATCTGACTCCAAATACCAAATGCAGTGCACagttgggggtgggggaaataAAGCACCTAATCTCAGTGAAATTATTTGTGAAAAAGGCTTTCTAGCTTTTAGAGCAAGGATGCAGGCAGATATATTTGACTGTGTTCTGAAGGGGctatttttctaaataacacAACACTACTTACTTAGTATTTTAGCTACTCATCCACAACAGAAAGATGGAGAACATAAACAGACACAAAGGGTAAATCTTGGGATTCAGGATTCTTGATCCTTGCAGTCATACTTTTTGTACCAGTCCTGAGAAGTCGACCTTTTTGTATATGTACATGTCTGCTTCACGTGTCTAGAGGATTTTTTCATGTAAGCGATAATTATAGGCAAACAGAAGTTAAAAGTTTACATACGCACATGGAAGTGAAGTCTATTGGATACAATGGGGAGGCACGACTTAAATTCCTTCCATACATTGGGCAATTTCTCCAGGTTCTACTCCACGTATCACAAAcccagcatttattttaagatcTGACGTTAACAAAACCACTGCTTGGTGAGAGAAATATTTACTCTTTCTCTAAACTAGAATTTTTCTCCAACGTCAGAATGAGCCGAGGGCTAAAGCAAGCAAAATTTAGTCCTGAACTCAGGATAGCTTCTCCATGTAAGATAGATGTGTCTCCTTGCTTTGAAGCCTTATAACTTGACAAAGCTATAAAAGGCAGTTTTGGCTTAGTAGTAAATATGGTTACCTATATCGTCTCAAAAGACCATATACTAAAGcagttgcatttttaaacagaaaaggtgCTGATGTTGTGTTCTACATatattattttagatttttctcaTTGAGCGTTATGTTTCTGTACTCACAGCTAGTGAAATGTCTGATTTACCAAGAGACAGGGGATTACAGCAATCAGCTTCAGTAAAGTACAGAAAAACTTCCTGAAAAAACTCCAAATTTACTTTCTTATAGGAACGTGTGAGATTTAGAAAATATGTGGTAACGTGTCTAACACCCAGGCCTGGACCTACTGCTGCAACTCTACCAGGAATGAACGTGCCCTATACTCATGCCAGTCTTCATCACTTGACCTTAAACCCCTGTAGCCGTAAAACTTACAGAGGGATGCCCTTTTTTAGTAGACATGGTTTTTCTTTAATGACTTATTACAGTGTCCTCATGCCACTTCTACTTAACGTTGCCTGGTCAGCTTGCAGGGGACAACAAATGCTTACCATTTCCTTGGACGGGTGCAGGACACATTTTACTCCAAGTAAAATGAGCGTGTTTCTGCACCATGCACAGTTAGGCCTCTATAAGGGACCTACACGTTTCTGCAGGGCTCAACTTCAATGCAGTAAGCTCGGAAAGTGTTCAGTGATACCAGCTCCCTGGATAACCTCTCCCTCCTGTTCGTGCTGGCGACTGGTGTATTGGGAAACAGAATCTAAGTCCGTGTTTGTCAAGGACTATCTCTGGCTTCGTGTATAAGCCAAAGGGACATGCTCTTACCTGTGTGTACAAACATGTGCTTGACGTAGTTCTGTTTGGCGGTGAAAGTCTTGTTACAGAGAGTGCACTCGTAAGGCTTTTTTTCGCCTTGCCCACCTGCTGTGCTGTGGCCCGCAGATGGGGCCaagggctgtggggctggcagctgggcagTAAAGGTTGACAGGCCAGGCTGGGACACTGTCACAAACTGTGTCTGTTGGCCAGCTAAAGGCTGGGGCAGGCTGAAGAGAAAAGGCTTAGGGCCACTCCCAGCAGACTGCGTGGTGAAAAGGGCAGGCAGGTAGGTGTTGCCAGCTGTGCCAATGACCTGAGTGTTGCTGGTCAGAGTCAGCGGCATCCTCAGATTGCTGGTGAGGGTTTCTGTCTGGCGTAAGTAGATCTGTGTGGTTGGCAATGGTTGGGCAACAGTTGTGTTGACAGAAGGCTGCAAAGCCCCCTTTTCGGTGCTGTTATTGACTGTGAGCACTTTGCTGTCCATTTCAACGTCATTGCTTCTCTCTGGCGAGGAAGAGTTGGCATctacatgctgctgctgctgctgcggctgaGTGCCATCAGCAGGGACGTCATTTTGATCCGCTTGAGAAGGTTCTTGCTGCCCATCCCGGCCCAGACCAGCCATAAACTGCTGCTCCATGGAATCGGGCTCAGTGCCA contains these protein-coding regions:
- the ZBTB20 gene encoding zinc finger and BTB domain-containing protein 20; this translates as MTERIHSINLHNFSNSVLETLNEQRNRGHFCDVTVRIHGSMLRAHRCVLAAGSPFFQDKLLLGYSDIEIPSVVSVQSVQKLIDFMYSGVLRVSQSEALQILTAASILQIKTVIDECTRIVSQNVGEVYPVIQDSGQETPRGTPESGTSGQSTDTESGYLQSHSQHSVDRIYSALYACSMQNGSGERSFYSGAVVSHHETALGLPRDHHMEDPSWITRIHERSQQMERYLSTTPETTHCRKQPRPVRIQTLMGNIHIKQEMEDDYDYYGQQRVQILERNESEECTEDTDQAEGTESEPKGESFDSGVSSSIGTEPDSMEQQFMAGLGRDGQQEPSQADQNDVPADGTQPQQQQQHVDANSSSPERSNDVEMDSKVLTVNNSTEKGALQPSVNTTVAQPLPTTQIYLRQTETLTSNLRMPLTLTSNTQVIGTAGNTYLPALFTTQSAGSGPKPFLFSLPQPLAGQQTQFVTVSQPGLSTFTAQLPAPQPLAPSAGHSTAGGQGEKKPYECTLCNKTFTAKQNYVKHMFVHTGEKPHQCSICWRSFSLKDYLIKHMVTHTGVRAYQCSICNKRFTQKSSLNVHMRLHRGEKSYECYICKKKFSHKTLLERHVALHSATNGTPGATGTGARAVPAGVVACTEGTTYVCSVCPAKFDQIEHFNDHMRMHVSDG